The following are encoded in a window of Myxococcota bacterium genomic DNA:
- a CDS encoding acyl-CoA dehydrogenase family protein, with protein sequence ELAMDAMGHGALGWFDSPEEALPEHERWVASQFNYLRAATIYGGSNEIQKNIISKHILGLPS encoded by the coding sequence CCGAGCTCGCGATGGACGCGATGGGGCACGGCGCTCTGGGCTGGTTCGATTCGCCGGAAGAGGCGCTGCCCGAGCACGAGCGCTGGGTGGCTTCGCAGTTCAACTACCTGCGGGCAGCCACGATCTACGGCGGATCCAACGAGATCCAGAAGAACATCATCTCGAAGCACATCCTGGGTCTGCCCAGCTAA